Proteins encoded in a region of the Pseudothermotoga elfii DSM 9442 = NBRC 107921 genome:
- a CDS encoding ABC transporter substrate-binding protein, whose product MKKSLLIVLISIFVIITSGFAKTKIILAVHWSDYQVEGIKDENGNIMVKGLRQYVEEYQKLNPDTEIEIQSVPFDEYLKRILISHTSGVISDVYILYSLWGVQLSDSMILDQVPKDIVEKVKSDFVRPAIDGATIDGKIWGVPIEVDNYALVFNKKLLKEAGFTNPPETWDELVEMAPKLTKRNPDGTISQYGFAFLSGWDSAVVHPYLALLYSNNGKLFEDDFSRCLLDSKEAIETLEAELKLFKNGGTDPAASVWNFPAGKVAMMIMATWYETSLKLGFKDQYEEIVGVAPIPYLKKPATAGYTWFIAVDNASKNKKQAWDFVRWLTLDKSGGYTRMGELMAKNIGSIPPNKADINFFQSELNDLYTSIFVKELEHTHQEPNVAQGQEIKTILMREIIEAWNGRKTAEKALKDAKLEIDKILSEFY is encoded by the coding sequence ATGAAAAAGTCTTTGTTAATTGTTTTGATTTCGATTTTTGTGATAATCACAAGCGGTTTTGCAAAAACAAAAATCATTCTTGCAGTTCACTGGTCTGATTACCAAGTTGAAGGGATCAAAGATGAAAATGGAAACATCATGGTAAAAGGATTAAGACAGTATGTGGAAGAATATCAGAAATTGAATCCTGATACCGAAATTGAGATTCAATCAGTACCATTCGATGAGTATCTGAAACGCATTCTTATAAGCCATACTTCTGGGGTAATCTCTGATGTCTACATTTTGTATTCTCTCTGGGGTGTTCAGTTATCAGATTCCATGATACTGGATCAAGTTCCAAAAGATATCGTTGAAAAAGTAAAATCAGACTTTGTGAGACCTGCAATCGATGGAGCTACGATTGATGGCAAAATATGGGGTGTTCCTATCGAAGTCGATAATTATGCACTTGTCTTTAACAAAAAATTGTTGAAAGAAGCTGGATTCACCAATCCCCCTGAAACCTGGGATGAATTAGTGGAAATGGCTCCAAAGCTCACGAAGAGAAACCCAGACGGTACGATTTCGCAATATGGATTTGCATTCCTTTCTGGTTGGGATTCAGCAGTGGTTCATCCTTATTTAGCATTGCTTTACAGTAACAACGGTAAATTGTTTGAAGATGATTTCAGCAGGTGCCTGCTTGATTCAAAGGAGGCAATAGAAACCCTCGAAGCAGAATTAAAACTCTTTAAAAATGGCGGAACAGACCCGGCGGCGAGTGTATGGAACTTTCCAGCGGGTAAAGTAGCCATGATGATTATGGCAACCTGGTACGAAACATCTCTAAAACTTGGATTTAAAGATCAGTATGAAGAAATTGTTGGAGTCGCCCCTATTCCATACTTGAAAAAACCAGCAACAGCTGGTTACACATGGTTCATAGCAGTTGATAACGCTTCAAAAAACAAAAAACAGGCATGGGATTTTGTTCGATGGCTAACCTTGGATAAATCTGGTGGATACACCAGAATGGGTGAACTTATGGCTAAGAATATAGGATCTATACCCCCCAACAAGGCAGATATTAATTTCTTTCAATCAGAATTGAATGATCTATATACTTCTATTTTTGTTAAAGAACTCGAGCACACTCATCAAGAACCCAATGTCGCTCAGGGCCAAGAAATCAAAACTATATTAATGAGGGAAATAATTGAAGCATGGAATGGTAGAAAAACAGCAGAAAAAGCTTTGAAAGATGCAAAACTCGAGATCGACAAGATTCTCTCTGAATTTTATTGA
- a CDS encoding beta-galactosidase trimerization domain-containing protein translates to MDPSHPVSSHAAISSVYGIPGIGYGSSDDWKLSEKVDIWGTSFYPKHTGAWMPLKPHHMGVALDASRSSCESKNKPFWIGELQSGHGVTGLRFSVPVDEFDVERWSWLAISHDAKGLNYYAWLPMSCGYEVSGFGLANYDGSINNKVIRAGKVSEIISKNMNLFLKAKALQAKVGILYNIETHKTLACLRAESAEIIREDIFGMYKAMMQMGVNVDFLHISDLLREDLKQYHLIMIPFSIVIDQKSADAIEKYVRSGGVVLADGRLGWMKEDGTLQEKIPGSGLEKVFGCEELYTREIQEQAIDYEDCKLSAYRYLTVYRKTTGIPKAFFNGQPVIVENKYHSGLAIMVGMLIGLAYEKTENRNNLEFLKQIAQRAGINPDYSTSITSGQEDYLEVRISRSEEKTIVFLFNHGDEAIEFDLLIPSNNLPALVNNVKCINADQKFEYQACSKALSIKNIFIQGNHTVVLLIE, encoded by the coding sequence ATAGATCCATCACATCCTGTATCAAGTCATGCAGCGATCTCAAGTGTTTATGGAATACCTGGTATCGGATATGGTTCATCAGACGACTGGAAACTATCTGAAAAAGTAGATATATGGGGAACTTCTTTCTATCCGAAGCACACAGGCGCATGGATGCCGTTAAAACCGCACCACATGGGTGTTGCACTTGATGCAAGCAGATCTTCCTGCGAAAGTAAAAATAAACCTTTTTGGATAGGAGAGCTCCAATCTGGTCACGGTGTTACAGGATTGAGATTCAGCGTTCCAGTTGATGAATTCGATGTTGAAAGATGGTCATGGCTCGCTATCTCCCATGATGCTAAGGGTTTAAATTACTATGCCTGGCTTCCTATGAGCTGTGGCTATGAAGTATCGGGATTCGGCCTGGCAAATTATGATGGTTCAATCAACAACAAGGTAATCAGGGCTGGAAAAGTCTCCGAAATAATTTCTAAGAACATGAATTTATTCTTAAAAGCAAAAGCTTTGCAAGCTAAGGTAGGGATACTTTATAACATTGAAACCCACAAAACTCTCGCTTGTTTAAGGGCTGAAAGTGCGGAGATCATACGTGAAGACATTTTTGGCATGTACAAGGCCATGATGCAAATGGGTGTTAATGTGGATTTTCTGCATATATCGGACTTATTGAGAGAAGATCTTAAGCAGTACCATCTCATTATGATTCCATTTTCCATCGTTATAGATCAGAAAAGTGCTGATGCGATAGAGAAATATGTGAGGAGCGGGGGAGTAGTTTTGGCAGATGGACGTCTTGGATGGATGAAAGAAGACGGAACTTTGCAAGAAAAAATCCCAGGATCCGGTCTGGAAAAAGTTTTTGGTTGTGAGGAACTCTATACAAGGGAAATCCAAGAACAGGCTATCGATTATGAAGATTGCAAACTTTCTGCTTATCGATACTTAACTGTGTACAGAAAAACAACAGGCATTCCAAAAGCATTTTTTAATGGCCAGCCTGTTATTGTAGAAAACAAATATCATTCAGGACTGGCAATAATGGTTGGTATGCTCATTGGTCTTGCCTATGAAAAAACAGAAAATAGGAACAATCTGGAATTCTTAAAACAAATTGCACAGAGAGCAGGCATTAACCCTGATTACTCAACTTCAATTACTTCTGGTCAAGAAGATTATCTTGAAGTGAGAATATCGCGTTCTGAGGAAAAAACAATAGTATTTCTATTTAATCATGGGGACGAAGCAATTGAATTTGATCTTCTGATTCCTTCAAATAATCTACCCGCTCTGGTAAACAATGTGAAATGTATCAACGCTGATCAAAAATTCGAATATCAAGCATGCAGCAAAGCGTTATCAATCAAAAATATCTTCATACAGGGTAATCACACTGTTGTTTTGTTGATCGAGTGA
- a CDS encoding beta-galactosidase translates to MKDFFPVSVWYGPNKSRAPMTAKVKGLSEIKSEISRIKKIGFNTIRFWYDWATAEPEPDVWDFSSIEELLNITDELKIKAILQIYTDSAPNWVERDYPDSLFIDRSGLTIHSQSAPGYCSDHPQVRKHITSFLQNLAKVVSRHDSFLAWDIWSEPHIVQWSWIDYIKDPWFCYCEYSKNRFIEWLKTKYETVQKLNEIWYRKHGSWEEITIPRYVSLSSFRDLLDWIQFNIEKISEDLFWKTSAIKKNRSITSCIKSCSDLKCLWNTWYRIWFIRRLETI, encoded by the coding sequence TTGAAAGATTTCTTCCCAGTATCTGTCTGGTACGGGCCAAACAAATCCAGGGCTCCCATGACTGCAAAAGTTAAAGGATTATCAGAGATAAAATCAGAGATTTCTCGAATCAAAAAGATCGGATTTAATACTATCAGATTCTGGTATGATTGGGCTACTGCTGAACCGGAGCCTGATGTATGGGATTTTTCATCAATAGAAGAATTACTTAACATAACTGATGAGCTGAAAATCAAGGCTATACTTCAAATTTACACAGACTCAGCACCAAACTGGGTGGAAAGAGATTATCCAGATTCACTCTTTATTGACAGATCCGGTCTGACTATACATTCTCAATCTGCTCCTGGATACTGTTCAGACCATCCGCAGGTAAGAAAACATATTACAAGCTTTCTGCAGAATCTTGCAAAAGTAGTATCAAGGCACGATTCATTTTTAGCATGGGACATATGGTCTGAACCACATATTGTTCAATGGTCATGGATAGACTACATCAAAGATCCTTGGTTTTGTTACTGCGAATATTCAAAAAATAGATTTATCGAATGGCTCAAAACTAAGTATGAAACTGTTCAAAAACTGAACGAAATCTGGTATAGAAAACATGGAAGCTGGGAAGAAATCACCATACCTCGATATGTCTCTTTATCAAGTTTTAGGGATCTTCTTGATTGGATTCAATTCAACATCGAAAAGATATCCGAAGATCTCTTCTGGAAAACCTCAGCGATAAAAAAAAATAGATCCATCACATCCTGTATCAAGTCATGCAGCGATCTCAAGTGTTTATGGAATACCTGGTATCGGATATGGTTCATCAGACGACTGGAAACTATCTGA
- a CDS encoding sugar isomerase domain-containing protein, translating to MSAFEAYIEKVTDILKRIKKEQNTNILKAANIMAECIEKNGMVHLFGSGHSILPVLDAFPRYGSFIGFNPLIDPRLMWFSPTGPASAPGLLLVERKEGYVENGFLRYQPIAKDDVLIIYSHGGINAAPVEAALYGKKVGAKVIAIVSVSNQVAAIASHSSGKKLSDIADLIIDNCTPPEDALIELSGKKERIAASSTVAVVAITMSLIAETGAILHDHGKDLKIFVSPNVEGFDVDYNVKIFDFHQKTINRHYWKIQER from the coding sequence TTGTCGGCATTCGAGGCTTATATTGAAAAAGTGACGGACATTCTTAAAAGAATAAAAAAAGAACAGAATACCAACATTTTAAAAGCCGCGAATATTATGGCAGAATGCATTGAAAAAAATGGTATGGTACATCTGTTTGGAAGTGGGCACTCAATTCTACCCGTTCTGGACGCATTTCCAAGATATGGAAGTTTTATAGGTTTTAATCCACTGATAGATCCCAGATTAATGTGGTTTAGCCCTACTGGTCCAGCAAGTGCTCCTGGTTTATTACTTGTTGAAAGAAAGGAAGGATATGTGGAAAACGGTTTTTTAAGATACCAACCAATTGCCAAAGACGATGTACTAATTATTTACTCTCACGGAGGAATCAATGCAGCTCCTGTTGAAGCAGCGTTGTACGGAAAAAAAGTTGGGGCAAAAGTAATTGCAATTGTTTCTGTAAGTAATCAAGTTGCTGCTATAGCTTCTCACAGTTCTGGAAAAAAACTTTCTGATATAGCGGATCTCATCATTGATAACTGCACTCCGCCAGAAGATGCACTTATAGAACTTTCAGGAAAAAAAGAGCGTATTGCTGCTTCTTCAACTGTAGCAGTCGTTGCTATCACAATGAGCCTTATAGCAGAAACTGGAGCTATTCTTCATGATCACGGAAAAGATTTGAAGATATTTGTATCTCCAAATGTTGAGGGATTCGATGTTGATTATAACGTGAAAATTTTCGATTTTCATCAAAAAACAATAAACAGGCACTACTGGAAAATTCAAGAGAGGTGA
- a CDS encoding ROK family protein, which produces MYSFACDIGGTNLRIAIVDSDGKIYLKRKFSTPKKQDKLFENISQEFEKMNEKFEISHCIFSIAGAVFEDGSVLIPNVFPQRIKLKETIRSFIPNVQIYIIDDRTAGLIGEICSGCARGFKEVAYLIIGTGVGLGIFSQGQIIFGNQGIAGSAGWIHIKDPLTEEYRDIESLISGPAIAKMFSRICGKEIESSESVLRLYLQKNTCATEVVKNVSFAMGYLLSTITNILNPEIIVLSGSVGLNWKVFEEEAVKTLKKFTSPFITPPIIKVSSLGEDAQLVGCSKYTSLRKE; this is translated from the coding sequence GTGTACAGCTTTGCCTGCGATATCGGAGGTACAAATTTACGAATAGCTATCGTTGATTCAGACGGCAAAATATATCTCAAAAGAAAATTTTCCACACCAAAAAAGCAGGATAAACTGTTCGAAAACATTTCACAGGAATTTGAAAAAATGAACGAAAAATTTGAAATATCACATTGTATTTTTTCAATAGCTGGAGCTGTTTTCGAAGACGGGAGTGTTTTAATACCAAACGTGTTCCCACAGAGGATTAAACTTAAAGAGACAATACGTTCTTTTATTCCAAATGTACAGATTTACATAATAGATGACCGTACCGCAGGCCTAATTGGAGAAATATGCAGTGGATGTGCCAGAGGATTCAAAGAAGTGGCATATCTGATAATTGGTACAGGAGTTGGTCTTGGTATTTTCTCACAGGGGCAGATCATTTTTGGGAATCAGGGAATAGCAGGATCAGCAGGATGGATTCATATAAAAGATCCTTTGACAGAAGAATACAGAGATATTGAGTCATTAATATCAGGACCAGCTATAGCAAAGATGTTTTCCAGAATATGTGGAAAAGAGATAGAATCCAGTGAATCTGTCTTAAGATTGTATCTACAGAAAAACACGTGTGCAACTGAGGTAGTTAAAAATGTCTCATTCGCAATGGGATATCTTCTTTCAACAATTACAAATATTCTAAACCCGGAGATAATAGTTCTCTCAGGAAGTGTTGGTTTGAACTGGAAAGTTTTTGAAGAAGAAGCTGTTAAAACATTGAAAAAATTCACCAGCCCATTCATTACTCCTCCCATTATAAAAGTTTCCTCCTTAGGCGAAGATGCGCAACTCGTAGGTTGCTCAAAATATACCTCTTTGAGAAAGGAGTGA
- a CDS encoding GntR family transcriptional regulator gives MIQKIDPYSTEPLYYQLKEILRKNILSETWKSGEKIPTEKQLSKMFGVSTAVVRQAVSLLVEEGFLIKRQGKGTFVVDARIRQGPRKLTSFTEEMISMGFNPTSVILEKGIREADEKISEALKLETGSKVIMVRRLRLANGDPFGIQTFYTPEYIAPDFLENDLTQSLYKLLELKYGIKISSAQEKYYATILDKYECKLLKAKWPFAGFIVERVAYDTNNTPIEYTESIIRSDRYSVQVQLRK, from the coding sequence ATGATTCAAAAGATAGATCCATATTCAACAGAACCCTTATACTATCAGCTTAAAGAAATTCTTAGAAAAAACATATTATCTGAAACCTGGAAATCTGGTGAAAAGATTCCAACAGAAAAGCAACTTTCTAAAATGTTTGGTGTCAGCACTGCTGTTGTGAGACAGGCTGTTTCTTTACTTGTGGAAGAAGGGTTTCTCATAAAAAGGCAGGGTAAAGGCACATTTGTAGTAGATGCCAGGATACGTCAGGGACCAAGAAAACTCACCAGCTTTACAGAAGAAATGATATCCATGGGATTCAATCCAACCTCTGTTATTTTAGAAAAAGGTATAAGAGAAGCAGATGAGAAAATCTCTGAAGCCTTGAAACTTGAAACGGGTTCAAAAGTTATTATGGTCAGACGTTTAAGACTTGCTAATGGTGATCCATTCGGGATACAAACATTTTACACGCCTGAGTACATCGCCCCGGATTTTCTGGAGAATGATTTAACACAATCTTTATACAAATTGCTCGAACTCAAGTACGGAATCAAAATTTCCTCTGCTCAGGAAAAATATTATGCAACCATACTTGATAAATACGAGTGCAAACTACTCAAAGCGAAGTGGCCATTTGCCGGTTTCATAGTCGAAAGAGTTGCATACGACACAAATAATACTCCCATTGAATATACAGAATCAATAATAAGAAGTGATAGATATTCGGTACAGGTACAGTTGAGGAAGTGA